A stretch of Oncorhynchus mykiss isolate Arlee chromosome 26, USDA_OmykA_1.1, whole genome shotgun sequence DNA encodes these proteins:
- the LOC110506984 gene encoding uncharacterized protein LOC110506984, translated as MPGRCSAFNCRNTFKNVKHKTNKVTFHSFPKRDPKRIKEWVGQMKWKDWQPTPHSLLCSEHFEERCMDRTGQTVRLRDDAIPTIFAFPSHLQKKFQKTAGRRKRVTLFPEDPVPEESTQREKSPPTYLNHSIWHPSRFHDDYCVPQSIDWAVKDMPKEIPSATLEKQGLIFIPKHAIKIKEKWDWLTMDVKGPFPETKSRHKFVLTVMDYYSKWMEAYPMKTNNSKEIAKIISDLISRFGFPVGILSCLTRAHILEINLALGDLKKLTGQLIFYRPLGVSLDPVTKSLVDRLVSDLVKEHPDRWDVYLAASVFSFCCKEHPTTRQIPLSLLRCGGTQSVSTSPRKLPDNGIKGRTFVILDAQPPQREVRVECNQCSQWSTVSQDSELKRYEEMKLGEEDYTHTCVSCRVAMSCRVALEVMRG; from the exons ATGCCAGGACGTTGTTCAGCTTTCAACTGTAGGAATACGTTTAAAAATGTTAAACATAAAACAAACAAGGTTACATTTCACAG CTTTCCAAAGCGTGATCCTAAACGAATAAAAGAGTGGGTGGGTCAGATGAAATGGAAAGACTGGCAGCCAACCCCTCATTCCTTACTGTGCTCAGAGCATTTTGAGGAGAGGTGCATGGATAGAACTGGGCAGACAGTGCGTTTACGTGATGATGCAATACCAACTATCTTTGCCTTTCCTAGTCACCTACAAAAAAAG TTTCAGAAAACAGCCGGAAGGAGGAAAAGAGTAACCTTG TTTCCAGAGGATCCTGTTCCTGAGGAGTCGACACAACGGGAGAAGTCTCCACCCACCTACTTAAACCACAGTATATGGCACCCAAGTCGTTTCCATGACGACTACTGTGTTCCACAG AGTATTGACTGGGCTGTAAAAGACATGCCTAAAGAA ATCCCATCTGCAACTTTAGAAAAGCAAGGTCTGATCTTTATCCCCAAGCACGCAATCAAG ATCAAGGAGAAATGGGATTGGCTGACAATGGATGTGAAGGGACCATTTCCAGAGACCAAAAGTAGACACAAGTTTGTACTAACTGTAATGGACTACTACTCCAAATGGATGGAAGCCTACCCCATGAAGACCAACAACAGTAAAGAGATTGCCAAAATCATCTCTGACCTCATCTCTCGCTTTGGCTTCCCTGTTGGAATCCTGTCTTGTTTGACTCGAGCACACATTTTAGAG ATCAACTTGGCTTTGGGTGATCTGAAGAAACTGACAGGCCAACTCATATTCTACCGTCCTCTGGGAGTGTCACTGGATCCAGTAACAAAGTCCCTTGTAGACCG GTTGGTGTCAGATTTGGTGAAAGAACATCCTGATCGTTGGGATGTTTACCTGGCTGCCAGTGTGTTCAGCTTCTGCTGCAAAGAGCACCCCACCACCAGACAAATACCCCTGTCTCTGCTGCGCTGCGGAGGGACTCAGTCTGTCTCCACCTCACCAAGAAAGCTGCCT GATAATGGGATAAAAGGAAGGACCTTTGTCATACTAGATGCCCAGCCACCTCAAAGGGAAGTCCGTGTGGAGTGCAATCAGTGCAGTCAATGGAGCACGGTCAGCCAGGACTCAGAGCTGAAGAGATATGAGGAGATGAAACTTGGGGAGGAGGACTACACCCACACCTGTGTGAGCTGCAGGGTGGCCATGAGCTGCAGGGTGGCCCTGGAGGTCATGAGGGGTTAG